One stretch of Glandiceps talaboti chromosome 7, keGlaTala1.1, whole genome shotgun sequence DNA includes these proteins:
- the LOC144437202 gene encoding uncharacterized protein LOC144437202 isoform X2: MGETSVWIYDICEGFDRTKLDEYLSKTLPDAKDFGCVFFDGGKSALLKFRDKKDVNKLMEETHENFHLSICDKAIWKTKAYIQPEFHDAVDQFSNEQMQHMRETGIYVQDKPRVVKGLLTQLKDFDITLSSLLFSDDCLQKEGRLNDEKGATGNVDVDGTSNESHTEMAEPAHRDDQYGKQGNDKRTPCKVLHAFEGEIAPWMYHLVQLTDENDLLSIEKSTDVTIILENDIHKVYGSSLEHLDETEKALFALRRQPAPPEMSLQRKMTEDDIYSPSKTNDEQVGKGTCSRNASDGNEVEEDIYSPSMDLSNDAGLQSDTKDIRDGLKDDGLQREGSEEDIYTTSITDTRDSDKIKLECDIHDDKTANNGTDRPSESDGESEIKGSFEDIYSPGTKDDHGPMTEAGTGTMPTGDHAEMTAAQASTGDELPSLTSFIVIEDEVNAIAAEEWKRQQQTGMLPVTTGDGETSDRTHDVEVRETKEDMEEIKTEGEDLRLSEDIVKIENENECISAKAETSLSYSDFPSFDVIDTNEVLAIDHTSSNLNNIENETRDVVMPTEHVDISVDDSVESPVTPITAESMVTCDGIDERLEKICDEQIGQSEDEEDISKKENDVLKTSNETKTSPLTGTSATGDDNACTHVDAKEEKDKNEDSKVDSGTEEFTTVHSVRDDHVDTTTEMGKVDIRPSTNEHAKDNSKEEMNEDINFDEEEKQLGNDVMETKPDMTVEERKSSDSEEGDLDREEEDHDDSNAIGGNLSTISKMELTTEDTEKHGKRYHDVDNDVDVDEPDIDNKTDEPTDIKHSKDGVSTDKEITAKKDGAEIDSGTKDISHVLLASHDHANAAGIKEEFGKNDVRPTTDRDAIGSADKEKSDGTDSKEEEKMLIGTSPEKTFEEEKLSDSEQDDSKDEKEIGHIDGKESTILKEELTTEDGEEKTKREDDDMSYYEEPEADNKTDEPAHIDYSKDEISTGTLTDGNEVNDEKEDAENDTTTKEIAPILPVKDDHVYAATVGETGGDVVKSSTDSGAIEIIVEEKTGGTDLEEDTTLLGANSLVENDPEIASGKEISPVIKPDDMTSEDEVKAGHIDEDFRKNDPDRSSGILDLLNDDGTGTTLTEDKLEPGFDEGTVSTKSIDDGSANDLSDKKLAAEEIPSDDGKDGDYSSHGIAADEDMLTGRGEEHKDGEGDLVEKLIDEEHKDGEGDLVDKFIDEEHKDGERDLVEKHIDEEHKDGERDLVEKPIDEEHKDGERDLVDKPIDEEHTDEERDLVDKPIDEEHKDGERDLVEKHIDEEHKDGERDLVDKAIDEEHKDGERDLVEKHIDEEHKDGERDLVDKAIDEEHKDGERDLVEKPIDEEHTDEERDLVDKPVDGGLDSEEHTGTTDKTEEIPEKYSTAEEPVDDMYLIKCLEELEYSRETPEGIKVSIYLADITEEDADVIVNAANSKLQHIGGVAKAIVDAGGNVIQKESTQLSQQYGALDVGTVCHTTAGKLQCRHIIHAVGPIWKESGDDSKRLLRFLLIKTFAYASQKLNAKSIALPAISGGIYGMPIETCAKIFRLAIKEFSAKREADTTVEDIRIVLFDPDVVGTFILEFCNTTEDDEPTENDEDFESDSALSGGASVGAGASDSDTGPKLLPSPRLPTLTMKVKAAFPSINRKDIATTAATVLLTRGNQPDGIMTHTIEKKLHLPGYEKNGTIIVQYEFSGGIQKRGHPNPGRHYSGTVRTAYLPSNGEGLEVLSLLRKAFDNGLLFTIGKSMTTGIDNCVVWNDVHHKTSMRGGPASYGYPDPTYLTRVKEELSAKGIY, encoded by the exons TCACGCTGTCATCTCTTCTGTTCAGTGATGACTGCCTGCAAAAGGAGGGCAGGTTAAATGATGAGAAGGGGGCAACAGGAAACGTCGATGTTGATGGTACCTCGAACGAGTCTCATACTGAAATGGCTG AACCTGCACATAGAGATGACCAGTACGGAAAACAAGGCAATGATAAACGTACACCATGCAAG GTATTACACGCCTTTGAGGGAGAGATTGCCCCGTGGATGTACCATTTAGTTCAGTTGACAGATGAAAATGATTTACTTAGCATTGAAAAGAGTACAGATGTCACAATTATATTAGAAAATGACATACATAAGGTTTATGGGTCATCGTTAGAGCATTTGGATGAGACAGAGAAAGCCTTATTTGCGTTACGTAGGCAACCTGCCCCTCCTGAGATGAGTTTACAGAGAAAAATGACAGAAGATGACATATATTCGCCTTCAAAGACAAATGATGAACAAGTAGGAAAAGGTACCTGTTCTCGTAATGCAAGTGATGGAAATGAAGTCGAAGAAGATATTTACTCGCCATCTATGGATTTGTCAAATGATGCTGGCCTCCAGTCTGACACCAAGGACATACGAGATGGACTAAAAGATGATGGCTTACAAAGAGAAGGATCTGAAGAAGATATCTACACAACATCAATAACTGATACTAGAGATTCAGATAAAATCAAGCTGGAGTGTGATATACATGATGATAAAACCGCAAACAATGGGACTGACAGACCATCTGAATCTGACGGGGAGTCAGAGATTAAGGGTTCTTTTGAAGATATATACTCTCCAGGTACAAAAGATGATCATGGACCTATGACAGAAGCTGGTACAGGAACAATGCCTACAGGTGACCATGCAGAAATGACAGCTGCCCAAGCTTCTACAGGAGATGAGCTTCCATCTCTTACATCTTTCATTGTCATAGAGGATGAGGTAAATGCCATTGCAGCAGAAGAATGGAAACGTCAGCAACAGACTGGAATGTTACCTGTGACAACTGGCGATGGTGAAACCAGTGATCGGACACACGACGTAGAAGTTAGAGAAACTAAAGAAGACATGGAAGAGATAAAAACTGAAGGAGAAGATTTACGGTTATCAGAAGATAttgttaaaattgaaaatgaaaacgaatGCATCAGTGCCAAAGCAGAAACATCTTTATCCTATTCAgattttccatcatttgatgTTATTGATACCAATGAAGTCTTAGCCATCGATCATACTAGCTCcaatttaaataatattgaGAATGAAACCAGGGATGTTGTAATGCCAACTGAACATGTTGACATTTCCGTAGATGATTCTGTAGAATCTCCTGTGACGCCTATAACAGCTGAATCTATGGTCACATGTGACGGAATCGATGAGAGATTGGAAAAGATATGTGACGAACAAATTGGGCAATCTGAAGATGAAGAAGACATctcaaagaaagaaaatgatgtCTTAAAGACAAGCAATGAAACCAAGACCTCACCTCTTACTGGAACGTCAGCTACAGGAGACGATaatgcatgtacacatgttgATGCCAAAGAAGAAAAAGATAAGAATGAAGATTCCAAAGTTGATTCAGGGACAGAGGAATTTACAACTGTACATTCAGTAAGGGATGACCATGTCGACACTACAACAGAAATGGGAAAAGTCGATATCAGACCATCTACCAATGAACATGCAAAAGACAATTCAAAGGAGGAGATGAATGAGGATATCAATTTTGATGAGGAGGAAAAACAGCTTGGTAATGATGTGATGGAAACAAAACCAGATATGACAGTGGAGGAAAGGAAATCGTCTGATTCAGAAGAAGGTGATTTAGATCGTGAAGAAGAAGACCATGACGACAGCAATGCTATTGGTGGGAATCtgtcaacaatttcaaaaatggaATTGACAACTGAAGATACTGAAAAACATGGAAAAAGATACCACGATGTTGATAATGATGTCGATGTTGATGAGCCAGATATTGATAACAAAACAGATGAGCCTACTGATATCAAACATTCAAAGGATGGGGTGTCGACAGATAAAGAAATAACAGCTAAGAAGGATGGTGCAGAAATCGACTCAGGAACAAAAGACATTTCACATGTACTTTTAGCAAGTCATGACCATGCCAACGCTGCAGGTATAAAAGAAGAATTTGGAAAAAATGATGTTAGACCGACTACAGATAGAGATGCAATTGGCAGTGCCGATAAGGAGAAAAGTGATGGTACTGATTCAAAGGAGGAGGAAAAAATGCTGATTGGAACATCCCCGGAAAAGACATTTGAGGAAGAAAAATTGTCTGATTCAGAACAAGATGATAGTAAAGATGAGAAAGAAATTGGTCATATTGATGGGAAGGAGTCAACAATTTTAAAAGAAGAATTGACAACTGAAGATGGTGAAGAGAAAACAAAAAGAGAAGATGATGATATGTCCTATTATGAAGAGCCAGAGGCTGATAATAAAACAGACGAGCCAGCTCATATCGATTATTCGAAAGATGAGATATCGACAGGTACACTTACTGATGGCAATGAGGTAAACGATGAGAAGGAAGATGCAGAGAATGACACAACAACCAAAGAAATTGCACCTATACTTCCAGTAAAGGATGACCATGTATACGCTGCTACTGTGGGGGAAACCGGAGGAGACGTTGTCAAGTCCTCTACTGATAGTGGTGCAATTGAAATTATTGTCGAGGAGAAAACTGGCGGTACTGATCTAGAGGAAGATACAACACTACTTGGGGCAAATTCTCTGGTGGAAAACGACCCGGAAATTGCATCAGGAAAAGAAATATCACCAGTTATAAAACCAGATGACATGACTAGCGAGGATGAGGTCAAAGCAGGTCATATTGATGAAGATTTTAGGAAAAATGACCCTGATAGATCCAGTGGTATTTTAGACCTTCTTAATGATGATGGCACTGGAACAACGTTAACTGAAGATAAACTAGAGCCTGGATTTGATGAAGGTACAGTTTCAACAAAAAGTATTGACGATGGTTCTGCAAACGATCTAAGTGACAAGAAATTGGCAGCTGAAGAAATTCCATCTGATGATGGTAAAGATGGAGATTATTCTAGTCATGGTATAGCAGCTGATGAGGATATGCTCACTGGGCGTGGTGAAGAACACAAAGACGGGGAGGGAGATCTTGTTGAGAAACTCATCGATGAAGAACACAAAGACGGGGAGGGAGATCTTGTTGATAAATTCATCGATGAAGAACACAAAGACGGAGAGAGAGATCTTGTTGAGAAACACATCGATGAAGAACACAAAGACGGAGAGAGAGATCTTGTTGAGAAACCCATCGATGAAGAACACAAAGACGGGGAGAGAGATCTTGTTGATAAACCCATCGATGAAGAACACACAGACGAGGAGAGAGATCTTGTTGATAAACCCATCGATGAAGAACACAAAGACGGAGAGAGAGATCTTGTTGAGAAACACATCGATGAAGAACACAAAGACGGAGAGAGAGATCTTGTTGATAAAGCCATCGATGAAGAACACAAAGACGGAGAGAGAGATCTTGTTGAGAAACACATCGATGAAGAACACAAAGACGGAGAGAGAGATCTTGTTGATAAAGCCATCGATGAAGAACACAAAGACGGAGAGAGAGATCTTGTTGAGAAACCCATCGATGAAGAACACACAGACGAGGAGAGAGATCTTGTTGATAAACCCGTCGATGGAGGACTTGACAGTGAGGAACACACAGGTACAACTGACAAAACAGAGGAAATACCAGAGAAATATAGCACTGCTGAAGAACCAGTTGATGATATGTATCTTATTAAGTGTCTAGAAGAGTTAGAGTATTCACGTGAAACGCCAGAGGGAATTAAAGTGTCTATATATTTAGCAGACATCACTGAGGAAGATGCTGACGTCATAGTAAATGCTGCCAATTCTAAGCTGCAACATATCGGAGGGGTGGCAAAAGCCATCGTAGATGCTGGAGGAAACGTTATTCAGAAAGAATCTACCCAACTATCACAGCAGTATGGTGCATTGGATGTTGGTACAGTCTGTCACACGACTGCGGGAAAACTTCAATGTAGGCATATTATTCATGCTGTTGGGCCTATCTGGAAAGAGTCCGGAGATGATTCAAAACGACTTCTTCGTTTCTTGTTGATAAAAACATTCGCATATGCGTCACAAAAGTTAAATGCCAAGTCTATAGCTTTACCAGCAATAAGTGGAG GAATTTACGGAATGCCTATTGAAACATGCGCTAAGATATTTCGTCTAGCGATAAAGGAGTTCTCAGCTAAGCGTGAAGCCGACACAACAGTTGAAGATATTCGCATCGTCCTTTTCGACCCAGATGTCGTCGGCACCTTCATATTGGAATTCTGTAACACTACTGAAGACGACGAACCTACTGAAAACGATGAAGACTTTGAGTCCGATAGCGCTCTTTCTGGTGGTGCTAGTGTTGGAGCTGGTGCCAGTGACAGTGATACGGGGCCAAAACTGTTACCGTCCCCACGATTGCCGACACTTACTATGAAAGTTAAAGCGGCATTTCCTTCCATCAACAGAAAAGATATTGCCACTACAGCAGCAACAG TATTGCTTACTCGTGGTAACCAACCTGACGGAATTATGACGCACACAATTGAGAAGAAACTTCATCTACCTGGTTACGAAAAAAATGGTACAATTATTGTCCAGTATGAGTTCTCAGGTGGTATTCAGAAG AGAGGTCATCCAAATCCTGGAAGACACTACTCCGGCACAGTTAGAACTGCGTACTTGCCGTCCAATGGTGAAGGGTTAGAAGTCCTTAGTCTACTTAGAAAGGCCTTTGATAACGGTTTGCTGTTCACAATTGGAAAGTCAATGACCACTGGTATTGATAATTGTGTGGTATGGAATGACGTACATCACAAAACAAGTATGAGGGGTGGACCAGCAAG TTATGGCTATCCGGATCCTACATATCTTACACGAGTTAAAGAAGAGCTGTCCGCCAAGGGAATCTACTAA
- the LOC144437202 gene encoding uncharacterized protein LOC144437202 isoform X1, whose product MGETSVWIYDICEGFDRTKLDEYLSKTLPDAKDFGCVFFDGGKSALLKFRDKKDVNKLMEETHENFHLSICDKAIWKTKAYIQPEFHDAVDQFSNEQMQHMRETGIYVQDKPRVVKGLLTQLKDFDITLSSLLFSDDCLQKEGRLNDEKGATGNVDVDGTSNESHTEMAEPAHRDDQYGKQGNDKRTPCKVLHAFEGEIAPWMYHLVQLTDENDLLSIEKSTDVTIILENDIHKVYGSSLEHLDETEKALFALRRQPAPPEMSLQRKMTEDDIYSPSKTNDEQVGKGTCSRNASDGNEVEEDIYSPSMDLSNDAGLQSDTKDIRDGLKDDGLQREGSEEDIYTTSITDTRDSDKIKLECDIHDDKTANNGTDRPSESDGESEIKGSFEDIYSPGTKDDHGPMTEAGTGTMPTGDHAEMTAAQASTGDELPSLTSFIVIEDEVNAIAAEEWKRQQQTGMLPVTTGDGETSDRTHDVEVRETKEDMEEIKTEGEDLRLSEDIVKIENENECISAKAETSLSYSDFPSFDVIDTNEVLAIDHTSSNLNNIENETRDVVMPTEHVDISVDDSVESPVTPITAESMVTCDGIDERLEKICDEQIGQSEDEEDISKKENDVLKTSNETKTSPLTGTSATGDDNACTHVDAKEEKDKNEDSKVDSGTEEFTTVHSVRDDHVDTTTEMGKVDIRPSTNEHAKDNSKEEMNEDINFDEEEKQLGNDVMETKPDMTVEERKSSDSEEGDLDREEEDHDDSNAIGGNLSTISKMELTTEDTEKHGKRYHDVDNDVDVDEPDIDNKTDEPTDIKHSKDGVSTDKEITAKKDGAEIDSGTKDISHVLLASHDHANAAGIKEEFGKNDVRPTTDRDAIGSADKEKSDGTDSKEEEKMLIGTSPEKTFEEEKLSDSEQDDSKDEKEIGHIDGKESTILKEELTTEDGEEKTKREDDDMSYYEEPEADNKTDEPAHIDYSKDEISTGTLTDGNEVNDEKEDAENDTTTKEIAPILPVKDDHVYAATVGETGGDVVKSSTDSGAIEIIVEEKTGGTDLEEDTTLLGANSLVENDPEIASGKEISPVIKPDDMTSEDEVKAGHIDEDFRKNDPDRSSGILDLLNDDGTGTTLTEDKLEPGFDEGTVSTKSIDDGSANDLSDKKLAAEEIPSDDGKDGDYSSHGIAADEDMLTGRGEEHKDGEGDLVEKLIDEEHKDGEGDLVDKFIDEEHKDGERDLVEKHIDEEHKDGERDLVEKPIDEEHKDGERDLVDKPIDEEHTDEERDLVDKPIDEEHKDGERDLVEKHIDEEHKDGERDLVDKAIDEEHKDGERDLVEKHIDEEHKDGERDLVDKAIDEEHKDGERDLVEKPIDEEHTDEERDLVDKPVDGGLDSEEHTGTTDKTEEIPEKYSTAEEPVDDMYLIKCLEELEYSRETPEGIKVSIYLADITEEDADVIVNAANSKLQHIGGVAKAIVDAGGNVIQKESTQLSQQYGALDVGTVCHTTAGKLQCRHIIHAVGPIWKESGDDSKRLLRFLLIKTFAYASQKLNAKSIALPAISGGIYGMPIETCAKIFRLAIKEFSAKREADTTVEDIRIVLFDPDVVGTFILEFCNTTEDDEPTENDEDFESDSALSGGASVGAGASDSDTGPKLLPSPRLPTLTMKVKAAFPSINRKDIATTAATGDCAICTNSDMTLKSMICCKNTLCDDCFKQHFSFDGKCPFCTLTVLLTRGNQPDGIMTHTIEKKLHLPGYEKNGTIIVQYEFSGGIQKRGHPNPGRHYSGTVRTAYLPSNGEGLEVLSLLRKAFDNGLLFTIGKSMTTGIDNCVVWNDVHHKTSMRGGPASYGYPDPTYLTRVKEELSAKGIY is encoded by the exons TCACGCTGTCATCTCTTCTGTTCAGTGATGACTGCCTGCAAAAGGAGGGCAGGTTAAATGATGAGAAGGGGGCAACAGGAAACGTCGATGTTGATGGTACCTCGAACGAGTCTCATACTGAAATGGCTG AACCTGCACATAGAGATGACCAGTACGGAAAACAAGGCAATGATAAACGTACACCATGCAAG GTATTACACGCCTTTGAGGGAGAGATTGCCCCGTGGATGTACCATTTAGTTCAGTTGACAGATGAAAATGATTTACTTAGCATTGAAAAGAGTACAGATGTCACAATTATATTAGAAAATGACATACATAAGGTTTATGGGTCATCGTTAGAGCATTTGGATGAGACAGAGAAAGCCTTATTTGCGTTACGTAGGCAACCTGCCCCTCCTGAGATGAGTTTACAGAGAAAAATGACAGAAGATGACATATATTCGCCTTCAAAGACAAATGATGAACAAGTAGGAAAAGGTACCTGTTCTCGTAATGCAAGTGATGGAAATGAAGTCGAAGAAGATATTTACTCGCCATCTATGGATTTGTCAAATGATGCTGGCCTCCAGTCTGACACCAAGGACATACGAGATGGACTAAAAGATGATGGCTTACAAAGAGAAGGATCTGAAGAAGATATCTACACAACATCAATAACTGATACTAGAGATTCAGATAAAATCAAGCTGGAGTGTGATATACATGATGATAAAACCGCAAACAATGGGACTGACAGACCATCTGAATCTGACGGGGAGTCAGAGATTAAGGGTTCTTTTGAAGATATATACTCTCCAGGTACAAAAGATGATCATGGACCTATGACAGAAGCTGGTACAGGAACAATGCCTACAGGTGACCATGCAGAAATGACAGCTGCCCAAGCTTCTACAGGAGATGAGCTTCCATCTCTTACATCTTTCATTGTCATAGAGGATGAGGTAAATGCCATTGCAGCAGAAGAATGGAAACGTCAGCAACAGACTGGAATGTTACCTGTGACAACTGGCGATGGTGAAACCAGTGATCGGACACACGACGTAGAAGTTAGAGAAACTAAAGAAGACATGGAAGAGATAAAAACTGAAGGAGAAGATTTACGGTTATCAGAAGATAttgttaaaattgaaaatgaaaacgaatGCATCAGTGCCAAAGCAGAAACATCTTTATCCTATTCAgattttccatcatttgatgTTATTGATACCAATGAAGTCTTAGCCATCGATCATACTAGCTCcaatttaaataatattgaGAATGAAACCAGGGATGTTGTAATGCCAACTGAACATGTTGACATTTCCGTAGATGATTCTGTAGAATCTCCTGTGACGCCTATAACAGCTGAATCTATGGTCACATGTGACGGAATCGATGAGAGATTGGAAAAGATATGTGACGAACAAATTGGGCAATCTGAAGATGAAGAAGACATctcaaagaaagaaaatgatgtCTTAAAGACAAGCAATGAAACCAAGACCTCACCTCTTACTGGAACGTCAGCTACAGGAGACGATaatgcatgtacacatgttgATGCCAAAGAAGAAAAAGATAAGAATGAAGATTCCAAAGTTGATTCAGGGACAGAGGAATTTACAACTGTACATTCAGTAAGGGATGACCATGTCGACACTACAACAGAAATGGGAAAAGTCGATATCAGACCATCTACCAATGAACATGCAAAAGACAATTCAAAGGAGGAGATGAATGAGGATATCAATTTTGATGAGGAGGAAAAACAGCTTGGTAATGATGTGATGGAAACAAAACCAGATATGACAGTGGAGGAAAGGAAATCGTCTGATTCAGAAGAAGGTGATTTAGATCGTGAAGAAGAAGACCATGACGACAGCAATGCTATTGGTGGGAATCtgtcaacaatttcaaaaatggaATTGACAACTGAAGATACTGAAAAACATGGAAAAAGATACCACGATGTTGATAATGATGTCGATGTTGATGAGCCAGATATTGATAACAAAACAGATGAGCCTACTGATATCAAACATTCAAAGGATGGGGTGTCGACAGATAAAGAAATAACAGCTAAGAAGGATGGTGCAGAAATCGACTCAGGAACAAAAGACATTTCACATGTACTTTTAGCAAGTCATGACCATGCCAACGCTGCAGGTATAAAAGAAGAATTTGGAAAAAATGATGTTAGACCGACTACAGATAGAGATGCAATTGGCAGTGCCGATAAGGAGAAAAGTGATGGTACTGATTCAAAGGAGGAGGAAAAAATGCTGATTGGAACATCCCCGGAAAAGACATTTGAGGAAGAAAAATTGTCTGATTCAGAACAAGATGATAGTAAAGATGAGAAAGAAATTGGTCATATTGATGGGAAGGAGTCAACAATTTTAAAAGAAGAATTGACAACTGAAGATGGTGAAGAGAAAACAAAAAGAGAAGATGATGATATGTCCTATTATGAAGAGCCAGAGGCTGATAATAAAACAGACGAGCCAGCTCATATCGATTATTCGAAAGATGAGATATCGACAGGTACACTTACTGATGGCAATGAGGTAAACGATGAGAAGGAAGATGCAGAGAATGACACAACAACCAAAGAAATTGCACCTATACTTCCAGTAAAGGATGACCATGTATACGCTGCTACTGTGGGGGAAACCGGAGGAGACGTTGTCAAGTCCTCTACTGATAGTGGTGCAATTGAAATTATTGTCGAGGAGAAAACTGGCGGTACTGATCTAGAGGAAGATACAACACTACTTGGGGCAAATTCTCTGGTGGAAAACGACCCGGAAATTGCATCAGGAAAAGAAATATCACCAGTTATAAAACCAGATGACATGACTAGCGAGGATGAGGTCAAAGCAGGTCATATTGATGAAGATTTTAGGAAAAATGACCCTGATAGATCCAGTGGTATTTTAGACCTTCTTAATGATGATGGCACTGGAACAACGTTAACTGAAGATAAACTAGAGCCTGGATTTGATGAAGGTACAGTTTCAACAAAAAGTATTGACGATGGTTCTGCAAACGATCTAAGTGACAAGAAATTGGCAGCTGAAGAAATTCCATCTGATGATGGTAAAGATGGAGATTATTCTAGTCATGGTATAGCAGCTGATGAGGATATGCTCACTGGGCGTGGTGAAGAACACAAAGACGGGGAGGGAGATCTTGTTGAGAAACTCATCGATGAAGAACACAAAGACGGGGAGGGAGATCTTGTTGATAAATTCATCGATGAAGAACACAAAGACGGAGAGAGAGATCTTGTTGAGAAACACATCGATGAAGAACACAAAGACGGAGAGAGAGATCTTGTTGAGAAACCCATCGATGAAGAACACAAAGACGGGGAGAGAGATCTTGTTGATAAACCCATCGATGAAGAACACACAGACGAGGAGAGAGATCTTGTTGATAAACCCATCGATGAAGAACACAAAGACGGAGAGAGAGATCTTGTTGAGAAACACATCGATGAAGAACACAAAGACGGAGAGAGAGATCTTGTTGATAAAGCCATCGATGAAGAACACAAAGACGGAGAGAGAGATCTTGTTGAGAAACACATCGATGAAGAACACAAAGACGGAGAGAGAGATCTTGTTGATAAAGCCATCGATGAAGAACACAAAGACGGAGAGAGAGATCTTGTTGAGAAACCCATCGATGAAGAACACACAGACGAGGAGAGAGATCTTGTTGATAAACCCGTCGATGGAGGACTTGACAGTGAGGAACACACAGGTACAACTGACAAAACAGAGGAAATACCAGAGAAATATAGCACTGCTGAAGAACCAGTTGATGATATGTATCTTATTAAGTGTCTAGAAGAGTTAGAGTATTCACGTGAAACGCCAGAGGGAATTAAAGTGTCTATATATTTAGCAGACATCACTGAGGAAGATGCTGACGTCATAGTAAATGCTGCCAATTCTAAGCTGCAACATATCGGAGGGGTGGCAAAAGCCATCGTAGATGCTGGAGGAAACGTTATTCAGAAAGAATCTACCCAACTATCACAGCAGTATGGTGCATTGGATGTTGGTACAGTCTGTCACACGACTGCGGGAAAACTTCAATGTAGGCATATTATTCATGCTGTTGGGCCTATCTGGAAAGAGTCCGGAGATGATTCAAAACGACTTCTTCGTTTCTTGTTGATAAAAACATTCGCATATGCGTCACAAAAGTTAAATGCCAAGTCTATAGCTTTACCAGCAATAAGTGGAG GAATTTACGGAATGCCTATTGAAACATGCGCTAAGATATTTCGTCTAGCGATAAAGGAGTTCTCAGCTAAGCGTGAAGCCGACACAACAGTTGAAGATATTCGCATCGTCCTTTTCGACCCAGATGTCGTCGGCACCTTCATATTGGAATTCTGTAACACTACTGAAGACGACGAACCTACTGAAAACGATGAAGACTTTGAGTCCGATAGCGCTCTTTCTGGTGGTGCTAGTGTTGGAGCTGGTGCCAGTGACAGTGATACGGGGCCAAAACTGTTACCGTCCCCACGATTGCCGACACTTACTATGAAAGTTAAAGCGGCATTTCCTTCCATCAACAGAAAAGATATTGCCACTACAGCAGCAACAGGTGACTGTGCAATTTGCACTAATAGTGACATGACTCTAAAATCGATGATTTGCTGCAAAAATACTTTATGCGATGACTGCTTCAAACAGCATTTCTCGTTTGATGGCAAGTGTCCCTTTTGTACTTTAACAGTATTGCTTACTCGTGGTAACCAACCTGACGGAATTATGACGCACACAATTGAGAAGAAACTTCATCTACCTGGTTACGAAAAAAATGGTACAATTATTGTCCAGTATGAGTTCTCAGGTGGTATTCAGAAG AGAGGTCATCCAAATCCTGGAAGACACTACTCCGGCACAGTTAGAACTGCGTACTTGCCGTCCAATGGTGAAGGGTTAGAAGTCCTTAGTCTACTTAGAAAGGCCTTTGATAACGGTTTGCTGTTCACAATTGGAAAGTCAATGACCACTGGTATTGATAATTGTGTGGTATGGAATGACGTACATCACAAAACAAGTATGAGGGGTGGACCAGCAAG TTATGGCTATCCGGATCCTACATATCTTACACGAGTTAAAGAAGAGCTGTCCGCCAAGGGAATCTACTAA